The following DNA comes from Mucisphaera calidilacus.
CGCCGGTGCTGATCTCGCTGCCCTTCAAGCTGTTGCTGTTCGTGCTGGTGGACGGGTGGATGCTGGTGGCGGGGAGCCTGCTGAACAGCTTTGATCTCTCGGGTTTCCTGTGACGGAGTGAATGATGACGACGGACTATGCGTTGGACATTGTGCGAGAGGCGTTGATGCTGACGCTGCTGCTGAGCCTGCCGGTGCTGGGGATCGCGTTGATCGTGGGTTTGTCGATCAGCATTCTTCAGGCGATGACGCAGATTCAGGAGCAGACGCTGACGTTCGTGCCGAAGATTTTGGCGATGGGTGCGGTGACGATCATGGCGGTGCCGTGGATGGCGATCAAGATCATGGAGTTCGCGACGCGGATGTTTTCGGGTCAGGGTTGAGTGGATGAGGGTGTTTGATGGTTGATCTGACCTGGCTTGTGGCGCATGTGCCGGCGTTTGTGCTGGTGCTGTCGCGCATGACGGGTCTGTTCCTGTTTGCGCCGATGTTCGGGAGCAATGCGGTTCCGCGTTTCATGCGTGTGATGTTCGCGTTCGGTCTGTCGTTGGCGTTGTACCCGATGCTGCTGGAGCCGACGCGTGCATCGGCGGGTTATCTGCTGCCGGTGCTGGACGAGGGTTTGATGCTCTGGGTGTTGTTGCCTCTGATGGCGGTGGAGTTGCTGGTGGGTTACGTGGTCGGTTGGTGTGCGTCGCTGCCTTTGATCGGTGTGCAGATGGCGGGTCACACGATGGATCAGCAGATGGGCATGGGTTTGGCGCAGGTGTTGAACCCGGAGTTGGGTGAGCAGTCGGGCGTGCTGGGTGAGTTTTTGTTCGTGATGGCGTTGGCGATGTTTTTGCTGATGGGGGGGCATCTGGTGCTGGTGACGATGATGGTGGGGAGTTTTGATCAGTTTCCGCCCGGGGGTTTCACGGGTTTTCACGCGGTGTTTGGTTTGGGATTTGCGTGCGTGTCGCTGATCATGGAGATGACGCTGAAGGTGGCGGCGCCGCTGATCTGCCTGATTTTCCTGGAGACGGTGGCGTTGGGTTTTGTGGCGCGGACGGTGCCTCAGATGAACATTCTGAGCGTGGGTTTTGCGTTGCGTCTGGTGGTGGGAATGATTTTCATCGTGCTGGTGCTGGGCGCGATCGGCGCGGTGTTTGAGGACGTGACGGACGGGCTGCTCAAGCGTGTGATGAGTGTGGTGGCGTTGGGGGATGGTGCCTGATGGCCGAGAGCGCTCAAGAGAAGACTGAACCGGCAACGCCTCGTCGGCGTCAGAAGGCGCGTGAGGAGGGGAACGTCGCCAAGAGCATGGACCTGACGGCGTCGGTGGCGTTGCTGCTGGGCGTGGCGTTGCTGTACATGCTGGGTCGTCAGATGTTTGGCGGGATGAAGGGTCTGGTGGAGCGTGCGTTGCGTGCGGATTTCGCGAGCAACCCGGCGCGTGCGGAGGACCTGGTGGCGGCGTTGGCGGACGGGATTTATGTGTATGTGGAGTTGGCGGCGCCGTTTATGGGTGCGATGGCGTTCGTGGCGCTGGTGGCGACGCTCTACCAGGTGGGGTTGCTGCTGACGACGAAGCCGCTGGCGCCGAAGCTGAGCAAGTTCAACCTGATCAAGGGTGCACAGCAGATGGTGAACCTGCGTGCGTTGATGCGGTTTGTTCAGAGCATGCTGAAGGTGGTGCTGCTGCTGGGGCTTGGGGGGCTGCTGGTCTATCTGGATATTGAGAAGCTGCTGCACCTGGCGTTGCTGGACGTGGAGCCGGCGTTTGCGGGCGCGTGCGAGCTGGTCTTTTCGCTGTCGGTGAAGCTGGCGTTGATGCTGCTGATCCTGGGGGTGATTGATTACGCGTACCAGAAGTGGCAGCACGAGGAAGAGCTCAAGATGAGCAAGCAGGACGTGAAGGAGGAGATGCGGAACATGGACGGCGACCCGATGGTGAAGCAGCGTCGGGCGCGTGTGGCGCGTCAGCTGGCGATGCAGCGGGTGTCGGCGGCGGTTCCTCAGGCGGATGTGATCGTGACGAACCCGACGCACTTCGCGGTGGCGTTGAAGTATGACGCTTCGACGATGAAGGCGCCGAAGGTTCTGGCGAAGGGTGCGGACTACCTGGCGATGCGGATTCGGCAGATCGCGGCGGTGCACGGGGTGCCGGTGGTGGAGCGTAAGGAGTTGGCGCGGGCGTTGTACCGGGAGGTTGATCCGGGGATGGAGATCCCGGGCGAGCATTACGCGGCGGTCGCGGAGATCCTTGCGTACGTGTATCGTTTGTCGAAACAGCAGACGGCCTGAGGCATGAGCCGATGTAGGCCGAGTGAGGGCAAGATCGGGTGCATGGATGCGCCCGCGATGATTTGAGCCACGGATGGCGAAAACAACGGCGTCACAATTCGTGATCCCCCAGTGGATTCAGGGCCTTCAGGCTTACCAGAGCCTGCTGGTTCCGATCGGCTTCATCATGCTGCTGGTGGTGATCGTGGTTCCGTTGCCGACGGCGGTGATGGATCTTCTGTTGGGGGCGAATCTTGCGATCGCGTCGCTGGTTCTGATGACGACGATTTTTGTCGAGCGTCCGCTGGACTTTTCGGTGTTCCCGTCCCTGCTGCTGGGGACGACGCTGTTTCGGCTGGTGCTGAACATCGCGACGACGCGGATGATTCTGGGTAGTGAGGCGACGACGGCGGCGGAAGCGACGGGTTCGGCGGGTCGTGTGATCCAGGCGTTTTCGGAGTTTGTGGCGGGTTCGTCGCCTGTGGTGGGTGCGATCCTGTTCATCATCCTGGTGATTGTTCAGTTTGTGGTGATCACGAAGGGCTCGACGCGTATCTCGGAGGTGGCGGCGCGTTTCACGCTGGACGCTATGCCCGGCAAGCAGATGGCGATCGACGCGGACCTGAACGCGGGGCTGATCACGGAGCAGCAGGCGCGTGAGCGTCGCGAGCAGATCGCGCAGGAGGCGGATTTCTACGGCGCGATGGACGGTGCGGCGAAGTTCGTTCGTGGTGACGCGATCGCGGGCATCATCATCACGGTCGTCAACATCGTGGGCGGGTTCGCGATCGGTGTGGCGATGAAGGGGTGGACGATCACGGAGTCGATCGACGTGTACACGCGTCTGACGATCGGGGATGGGATCGTGTCGCAGCTGCCGGCGTTCGTGATCGCGGTGGCGGCGGGTCTGATCGTGACGCGGTCGTCGAGTCGTTCGGACCTGGGGAGCGAGCTGGGTGCTCAGCTGACGCGTCGCGTGCCGGCGTTGGGGATCACGGCGGGTTTTCTGGTGCTGATGGCGCTGACGGGTTTGCCGATGCTGCCGATGCTGGTGCTGGCGGGGACGTTCGGGACGGTGGCGTTCCTGGCCCGGCGTTCGGAGAAGCAGGTGATCGAGCGTGAGGCGAAGGCGGCGAAGGCGCCGGCGGCGAAGCCGGAGCCGGCGCCGGTGGAGCAGGCGATCCAGGTGGACATGCTGGAGCTGGAGGTGGGTTACGGCCTGGTGCGGCTGGTGGATCAGTCGCAGGGAGGTGACCTGCTGGACCGGATCTCGGCGATCCGTCGTCAGCTGGCGTCGGAGATGGGGATCGTGATGCCGCCGGTGCGGATCCGTGACAACATGCAGCTTCAGCAGAATGACTACCGGGTGAAGATCCGCGGCAACACGGTGGCGTCGGGGGTGATTTATCCGGGTCAGTTCATGGCGATGGACGGGGGTCTGGCGAGCGAGAAGCTGCCGGGCACGCCGACGCGTGAGCCGGCGTTCGGTTTGGAGGCGGTGTGGATCGACGCGGGTCAGAAGCAGCGTGCGGAGTCGATCAACTACACGGTGGTGGACGCGACGAGTGTGCTGGCGACGCACATCACGGAGGTGGTGAAGACGCACGCGAGCGAGTTGCTGACGCGTGAGGAGACAAACAACCTGATCGAGCAGCTCAAGCAGAAGGCCCCGAAGCTGACGGAAGAGGTGCTGACGGGCGAGCAGGCGTTGCTGAAGCCGGGCGAGCTGCAGAAGGTGCTGCAGAACCTGCTCTCGGAGCGCGTGCCGGTGCGTGATCTGGAGACGATCGTGGAGACGCTTGGCGATCTGGCGGGCCGGACGAAGGACCTGGACGTGCTGACCGAGTATGCGCGGAACGCGTTGCGTCGGACGATCTGCCATCAGTATGCGACGCAGGAGGTTCCGGAGACGGGTGACGTGGGCGACTTCTCGTCGATGCCAGCGCCGGTGACGCGGCTTTATTGCGTGAGTCTGGACCCGGCGTTGGAGGATCAGATCAACGGGTTCATCGAGCGAACGGCGGAGGGGACGAGCATGTCGATGCCGCCTGCGTTGGGTAATCGGATCGCGAGCGCGATCGCGGGCGAGCTGGAGCGGTTGGTGCAGGTGGGTCGTCAGCCGGTGATCCTGACGTCGCCTCAGGTCCGGGCGCAGGTTCGTCGTCTGATCGAGCCGCACATCCCGATTGCGGCGGTGCTGGGCTACAACGAGATCAGCAAGGGCGTTGAGGTGGAATCGGTGGGTCTGGTGTCGCTCGGGCATGAGGCCGCGGGTGTCGCGGCCGGACAAACGGAGGCCGTGGCCTGATGCAAGTGAAGACCGTGAAAGCCGCGACGTTGCAGAAAGCGCTGGAGATGGTGCGTGTCGAGGTGGGCGCGGACGCGGTGGTGCTGCAGACGCGTCATGTTCGGCGGGAGGGTCTTCTGGGTCTGCTGGGTGGTACGCAGGTCGAGGTGACGGCGGCGGACGGGCGTGCTGTAGCGAAGGCTCGTGCGAAGAAGCAGCGTGCTCGGGGTGTGGCGGCGAAGCCGAAGGCGGCGTCGCGGCCGGTGTCGGCGCGTCCGAGGCGTGCGCACGTGGATGAGGGGGGTTGGCAGGACCCGGGCGCGGCGGGTGCGTTGATTCGCCAGACGGTGGCGGCGGTTCGCGAGGAGCTGCGTCCCGAGCCTGAGGTGCGTGTGGTCCCGCCGGCGGGTGATGACGGGCGTCTGTCGGCGGAGATGCGTGAGGTCAAGGCGTTGCTGGCGAAGCTGGTGCACAAGCAGGCGTCGGGCGGGGGCGAGTTGCCGGAGCCTCTTGCGGGCCGTTACCTGGAGATGGTGGAGCAGGAGGTTGCGGAGGAGCTGGCGCAGCGTCTGGTGAAGCAGGCAGGCGAGGGGGATGGGGCAGACGGGGAGGATCAGGAGCAGGGCTTGCGCAAGGCGTTGGCGGCTTTGCTGCCGGTGGCGCCGGTGGCGGAGGCCGTGCGCGGGGCGTCGGGCCCGCGTGTGATTGCGTTGGTGGGTCCGACGGGTGTGGGCAAGACGACGACGCTGGCGAAGCTGGCGGCGCGGTATCGGCTGCGTGAGGGCAAGCGTGTGGCGTTGGCGACGATCGACACGTACCGGATCGCGGCGGTGGATCAGCTGCGGACGTACGGTGAGATCCTGGGT
Coding sequences within:
- the fliQ gene encoding flagellar biosynthesis protein FliQ, with protein sequence MTTDYALDIVREALMLTLLLSLPVLGIALIVGLSISILQAMTQIQEQTLTFVPKILAMGAVTIMAVPWMAIKIMEFATRMFSGQG
- a CDS encoding flagellar biosynthetic protein FliR — encoded protein: MVDLTWLVAHVPAFVLVLSRMTGLFLFAPMFGSNAVPRFMRVMFAFGLSLALYPMLLEPTRASAGYLLPVLDEGLMLWVLLPLMAVELLVGYVVGWCASLPLIGVQMAGHTMDQQMGMGLAQVLNPELGEQSGVLGEFLFVMALAMFLLMGGHLVLVTMMVGSFDQFPPGGFTGFHAVFGLGFACVSLIMEMTLKVAAPLICLIFLETVALGFVARTVPQMNILSVGFALRLVVGMIFIVLVLGAIGAVFEDVTDGLLKRVMSVVALGDGA
- the flhB gene encoding flagellar biosynthesis protein FlhB gives rise to the protein MAESAQEKTEPATPRRRQKAREEGNVAKSMDLTASVALLLGVALLYMLGRQMFGGMKGLVERALRADFASNPARAEDLVAALADGIYVYVELAAPFMGAMAFVALVATLYQVGLLLTTKPLAPKLSKFNLIKGAQQMVNLRALMRFVQSMLKVVLLLGLGGLLVYLDIEKLLHLALLDVEPAFAGACELVFSLSVKLALMLLILGVIDYAYQKWQHEEELKMSKQDVKEEMRNMDGDPMVKQRRARVARQLAMQRVSAAVPQADVIVTNPTHFAVALKYDASTMKAPKVLAKGADYLAMRIRQIAAVHGVPVVERKELARALYREVDPGMEIPGEHYAAVAEILAYVYRLSKQQTA
- the flhA gene encoding flagellar biosynthesis protein FlhA — protein: MAKTTASQFVIPQWIQGLQAYQSLLVPIGFIMLLVVIVVPLPTAVMDLLLGANLAIASLVLMTTIFVERPLDFSVFPSLLLGTTLFRLVLNIATTRMILGSEATTAAEATGSAGRVIQAFSEFVAGSSPVVGAILFIILVIVQFVVITKGSTRISEVAARFTLDAMPGKQMAIDADLNAGLITEQQARERREQIAQEADFYGAMDGAAKFVRGDAIAGIIITVVNIVGGFAIGVAMKGWTITESIDVYTRLTIGDGIVSQLPAFVIAVAAGLIVTRSSSRSDLGSELGAQLTRRVPALGITAGFLVLMALTGLPMLPMLVLAGTFGTVAFLARRSEKQVIEREAKAAKAPAAKPEPAPVEQAIQVDMLELEVGYGLVRLVDQSQGGDLLDRISAIRRQLASEMGIVMPPVRIRDNMQLQQNDYRVKIRGNTVASGVIYPGQFMAMDGGLASEKLPGTPTREPAFGLEAVWIDAGQKQRAESINYTVVDATSVLATHITEVVKTHASELLTREETNNLIEQLKQKAPKLTEEVLTGEQALLKPGELQKVLQNLLSERVPVRDLETIVETLGDLAGRTKDLDVLTEYARNALRRTICHQYATQEVPETGDVGDFSSMPAPVTRLYCVSLDPALEDQINGFIERTAEGTSMSMPPALGNRIASAIAGELERLVQVGRQPVILTSPQVRAQVRRLIEPHIPIAAVLGYNEISKGVEVESVGLVSLGHEAAGVAAGQTEAVA
- the flhF gene encoding flagellar biosynthesis protein FlhF, coding for MQVKTVKAATLQKALEMVRVEVGADAVVLQTRHVRREGLLGLLGGTQVEVTAADGRAVAKARAKKQRARGVAAKPKAASRPVSARPRRAHVDEGGWQDPGAAGALIRQTVAAVREELRPEPEVRVVPPAGDDGRLSAEMREVKALLAKLVHKQASGGGELPEPLAGRYLEMVEQEVAEELAQRLVKQAGEGDGADGEDQEQGLRKALAALLPVAPVAEAVRGASGPRVIALVGPTGVGKTTTLAKLAARYRLREGKRVALATIDTYRIAAVDQLRTYGEILGLDLDVIQRPDQVEGMLARRSEADVVLIDTAGRSPRDAERLAELGRFMALARPDETHLVLSATSSERSMRDANERFSALNPTHVIFTKVDEAICFGGLINVLAALGRPLSYLTTGQEVPHDIEPGSADRLASLVFDPSGGYSKC